One stretch of Bacillota bacterium DNA includes these proteins:
- a CDS encoding OmpH family outer membrane protein, whose translation MAGRNKFARLTVLVLLLTSFWSTAAAAMQIGFVDYEFLFSAHPEYPLKNQEYQQAVLEYNSEFEQKMEQAADENEISELYAYYSSLVAQFEEDLRIYILNSLNQHIAKVAQEQQIDVVLVNTMVIYGGVDLTKSVVEEMYRAYGISVPSYIRQHFE comes from the coding sequence ATGGCAGGAAGGAACAAGTTTGCCAGATTAACTGTTCTAGTTTTGCTGCTGACCAGCTTCTGGTCGACAGCAGCTGCAGCGATGCAGATTGGATTTGTTGATTATGAATTCCTTTTTTCTGCTCATCCCGAGTATCCTCTGAAAAATCAAGAGTATCAGCAGGCAGTGCTGGAATACAACAGTGAGTTTGAACAAAAAATGGAGCAGGCGGCTGATGAAAATGAAATCAGCGAATTATACGCATACTATAGTTCTCTAGTCGCTCAATTTGAGGAGGATTTACGCATTTATATCCTTAATTCTCTTAATCAGCACATTGCCAAAGTAGCACAGGAGCAACAGATTGATGTTGTTTTGGTCAATACCATGGTAATTTATGGCGGGGTTGATCTGACTAAATCCGTTGTTGAAGAAATGTATCGGGCGTACGGTATTTCTGTTCCATCTTACATTCGCCAGCATTTTGAATAA
- a CDS encoding rubredoxin, whose translation MEKWECTVCGYVYDPEEGDSTQGVEPGVAFEDLPEDWVCPECGVGKDMFEKLS comes from the coding sequence ATGGAAAAGTGGGAATGCACAGTATGTGGTTATGTCTATGATCCAGAAGAGGGCGATTCAACTCAAGGTGTTGAACCGGGTGTAGCTTTTGAAGATCTGCCGGAAGATTGGGTATGCCCAGAGTGCGGTGTAGGGAAAGATATGTTTGAGAAGCTCAGCTAA
- a CDS encoding ferredoxin has translation MANPSVDHDLCIGCGLCAEICPDVFEMNDDNLAVVKEGADCAAAGCCEEAADSCPTDAISL, from the coding sequence ATGGCTAATCCAAGTGTTGATCATGATCTCTGCATCGGCTGCGGCCTGTGCGCAGAGATTTGTCCGGACGTTTTTGAAATGAACGATGACAATTTAGCCGTTGTTAAGGAAGGAGCCGACTGCGCTGCAGCTGGATGCTGTGAAGAAGCAGCCGATTCCTGCCCAACTGATGCAATTTCTCTGTAG